From Domibacillus sp. DTU_2020_1001157_1_SI_ALB_TIR_016, a single genomic window includes:
- a CDS encoding zinc-binding dehydrogenase: MTMRAVIFPGEKKVEIQQVDIPTPGLGEVLIQLKASAICRSDMSLYYGTSVFGDGNKKASIIPGHEPAGIITEVGDGVTTHKVGDRVAVYLALGCGECAHCKSGYKMFCKEFKCIGFDAHGGDADYMVAPAENCMRLPDDMNFVTAAVSTDAVGTLYHAQKRLNISGRDTLVMFGLGPMGNAGVMIAKGLGATVIAVDMLDERLEMAKELGADYTINGKDANVLEEIARITNGQGADAAIDCSGSPYAENDALSCVRPHGRVAFIGESKETTIKPSEQLIRKQITVMGSWYFPIHEYDEIADFIVKKKLPVKKLVTHIFPLTEAETAFRLFDERKTEKAVFVWE, encoded by the coding sequence ATGACAATGCGAGCGGTTATATTTCCAGGTGAGAAAAAAGTAGAAATCCAGCAGGTTGATATTCCAACACCCGGCCTGGGTGAAGTACTTATTCAATTAAAAGCATCAGCCATCTGCCGAAGTGATATGAGCTTGTATTATGGAACATCGGTTTTTGGCGACGGCAATAAAAAAGCATCTATTATTCCGGGACATGAACCGGCTGGCATAATCACAGAAGTAGGAGATGGCGTTACAACTCATAAAGTGGGTGATCGCGTTGCTGTTTACCTAGCACTTGGGTGTGGTGAATGTGCACACTGTAAGAGCGGCTATAAAATGTTCTGTAAAGAATTTAAATGTATTGGCTTTGATGCCCACGGCGGAGACGCGGATTACATGGTGGCGCCGGCTGAAAACTGCATGAGACTCCCAGATGATATGAACTTTGTAACGGCAGCTGTCTCAACGGATGCTGTCGGCACATTGTACCATGCCCAAAAACGTTTAAACATTTCCGGAAGAGATACGCTCGTAATGTTCGGCCTCGGGCCGATGGGGAATGCCGGGGTTATGATTGCAAAAGGCCTTGGTGCAACCGTTATTGCGGTCGATATGCTGGATGAGCGATTAGAAATGGCAAAAGAATTAGGCGCGGATTATACGATTAACGGAAAAGACGCCAATGTATTAGAAGAAATTGCCCGCATTACAAACGGCCAAGGTGCAGACGCGGCCATTGACTGTTCAGGAAGTCCTTATGCAGAAAACGATGCGTTAAGCTGTGTTAGACCTCACGGGCGTGTAGCATTCATTGGTGAAAGCAAGGAAACAACGATTAAACCGAGTGAACAATTGATCCGCAAACAAATTACGGTAATGGGTTCGTGGTATTTCCCAATTCATGAATATGATGAAATTGCAGATTTTATCGTGAAAAAGAAATTGCCTGTTAAAAAGCTGGTTACACATATTTTTCCACTGACAGAAGCAGAAACCGCTTTCCGTTTATTTGA
- a CDS encoding sugar phosphate isomerase/epimerase — protein sequence MKLGVFTVLYQQLPFEGMLDKLKEMGVEAVELGTGNYPGNSHCDPDELLSSPEKIKAFKKAVESRGMTISGLSCHGNPLHPNKKFAAESHAVWQKTVKLAERLEIPVVNGFSGCPGDHAEAKFPNWVTCSWPPEYAEMLDWQWTEVVIPYWKEEVKFAQSHGINQIALEMHPGFVVYNPDTLLKLREHAGEAIGANFDPSHLLWQGINPVEAVKKLGKENAIYHFHAKDTYLDQANIDVNGVLDTKHYSDILNRAWTFRSVGYGQNEKMWKDIMSTLRAVGYDYVVSIEHEDMLASVDEGLGKAISLLKDVMFKEPVGEMWWA from the coding sequence CTGCCTTTTGAGGGCATGCTGGATAAGCTGAAAGAAATGGGCGTGGAAGCAGTAGAGCTCGGAACTGGAAATTACCCTGGGAATAGTCACTGTGATCCAGATGAACTTTTAAGCAGCCCGGAGAAAATAAAGGCATTTAAAAAAGCCGTAGAAAGCCGAGGAATGACAATCAGCGGGTTGAGCTGCCATGGAAACCCGCTTCACCCGAACAAAAAATTCGCGGCAGAATCTCACGCCGTTTGGCAAAAAACCGTGAAGCTTGCAGAACGTCTGGAAATCCCGGTTGTAAACGGTTTTTCCGGCTGCCCAGGTGATCATGCAGAAGCTAAATTCCCAAACTGGGTGACGTGTTCCTGGCCGCCGGAGTATGCGGAAATGCTGGACTGGCAATGGACTGAAGTCGTCATTCCATACTGGAAAGAAGAAGTGAAATTTGCACAGTCACATGGGATTAATCAAATTGCACTCGAAATGCATCCCGGTTTTGTTGTGTATAATCCGGACACGCTGCTGAAGCTGAGAGAGCATGCAGGAGAAGCAATCGGTGCGAATTTTGATCCAAGCCATCTTCTCTGGCAGGGAATTAATCCGGTAGAAGCGGTGAAAAAGCTTGGAAAAGAAAATGCCATTTACCACTTCCATGCAAAAGATACGTATTTAGACCAAGCGAATATTGATGTAAATGGTGTTCTGGATACAAAACACTACAGCGACATTTTAAACCGTGCGTGGACTTTCCGTTCTGTTGGTTATGGGCAGAATGAAAAAATGTGGAAAGATATTATGAGTACTCTGCGGGCGGTTGGTTATGATTATGTTGTTTCAATTGAACACGAAGATATGCTTGCCTCCGTTGATGAAGGACTAGGCAAAGCGATTTCATTATTAAAAGATGTCATGTTTAAAGAGCCTGTCGGCGAGATGTGGTGGGCGTAA